One window of the Rhizorhabdus dicambivorans genome contains the following:
- a CDS encoding YbaB/EbfC family nucleoid-associated protein, with protein MKSLEEMIAAAQNAAQTIQTQMEQAQTVLDTIEVEGASGGGLVKIRATAKGRILGVSIDDSLMVASEKQMLEDLIAAAINDCRTKADAKSNEEMAKLTQGLPLPAGFKMPFS; from the coding sequence ATGAAAAGCCTAGAGGAAATGATCGCTGCCGCGCAGAACGCCGCGCAGACGATCCAGACCCAGATGGAACAGGCCCAGACCGTCCTCGACACGATCGAGGTGGAGGGCGCCTCGGGCGGCGGCCTCGTCAAGATCCGCGCCACGGCCAAGGGACGCATCCTCGGCGTGTCGATCGACGATTCGCTGATGGTCGCGTCCGAGAAGCAGATGCTCGAGGACCTGATCGCCGCCGCGATCAACGATTGCCGCACCAAGGCCGACGCCAAGTCTAACGAGGAGATGGCGAAGCTGACCCAGGGGCTGCCGCTCCCGGCCGGCTTCAAGATGCCGTTCAGCTGA
- the rnd gene encoding ribonuclease D translates to MHIHPLITDSATLANLCTRLSRSPFVAVDTEFMRESTYWPDLCLIQIADAEEAAAIDPKAKDIDLTPLLDLLVENEEVLKVFHAGGQDLEIVHNLTGKTPYPLFDTQIAAMAMGLGEQIGYSNLIETMLGIKLDKGARFTDWARRPLDRRQIDYAIGDVTHLAAIFPRMLERLRKTGRGGWLDNEMERLGDPASYANLPELAWTRIRLPSRKPEVLGRLKAIAAWREREARSKNLPRGRIAKDETIADIASHPPREQSDLSKVRGLSPSWSGNDIGARLMAAIRDAEPMSDSEMPPREDRKPGLGKEGALIADLLKLLLKVRARDADVAPRLIARAEDLELLAAGVRKLPLLEGWRHDVFGKDALALVEGRLAFSVRNGKMVMSEIEGE, encoded by the coding sequence ATGCATATTCATCCGCTGATCACAGACAGCGCCACGCTTGCCAATCTGTGCACCCGCCTCTCGCGGTCTCCGTTCGTCGCGGTCGATACCGAGTTCATGCGCGAGAGCACATACTGGCCCGATCTCTGCCTGATCCAGATCGCCGATGCCGAGGAGGCCGCCGCGATCGATCCCAAGGCGAAGGACATCGACCTTACCCCGCTGCTCGACCTGCTCGTCGAGAATGAGGAGGTGCTGAAGGTCTTCCACGCCGGCGGCCAGGATCTGGAGATCGTCCACAACCTGACCGGCAAGACCCCCTACCCGCTGTTCGATACCCAGATCGCGGCGATGGCGATGGGGCTGGGCGAACAGATCGGCTATTCGAACCTGATCGAAACGATGCTGGGCATCAAGCTCGACAAGGGCGCGCGCTTCACCGACTGGGCACGCCGCCCGCTCGACCGTCGCCAGATCGACTATGCGATCGGCGACGTCACCCATCTCGCCGCGATCTTCCCGCGCATGCTGGAGCGGCTGCGCAAGACCGGGCGCGGCGGCTGGCTCGACAATGAGATGGAGCGGCTCGGCGATCCCGCCAGCTATGCCAACCTGCCCGAACTGGCCTGGACCCGCATCCGCCTGCCGAGCCGCAAGCCCGAAGTGCTGGGCCGGCTGAAGGCGATCGCCGCGTGGCGCGAACGCGAGGCGCGCTCGAAGAACCTGCCGCGCGGCCGCATCGCCAAGGACGAGACCATCGCCGACATCGCCTCGCATCCGCCGCGCGAGCAATCCGACCTGTCGAAGGTGCGTGGCCTGTCGCCCAGCTGGTCGGGCAACGATATCGGCGCCCGCCTGATGGCAGCGATCCGCGACGCCGAGCCGATGTCCGACAGCGAGATGCCGCCGCGCGAGGACCGCAAGCCGGGCCTTGGCAAGGAAGGCGCGCTGATCGCCGATCTGCTCAAGCTGCTGCTCAAGGTCCGCGCGCGCGATGCCGATGTCGCTCCGCGCCTGATCGCCCGCGCCGAGGACCTCGAACTGCTCGCCGCCGGCGTGCGCAAGCTGCCCCTGCTGGAAGGCTGGCGCCATGATGTGTTCGGCAAGGATGCGCTGGCGCTGGTCGAGGGCCGGCTGGCCTTCAGCGTGCGCAACGGCAAGATGGTGATGTCGGAGATAGAGGGCGAGTGA
- a CDS encoding phosphotransferase family protein: protein MSVPHYLALIGSGCSAEVFRLAGGRVLKLYREGLDPGVIEREHDGVRHAQRQGLRVARALGKREHKGRLGIIFEELAGTPLLRDLLLRPFRSRSLLGRFAAYHARMHRCSGAGLDHAQHIIVHVRILHAEVGEDMRRLALDRLYAIPEGDRLCHGDFHPQNAILTDEGIAAIDWSNGSRGDPAGDVARTELLLRFGGLGGMMRRFPWLRRFRNAAANLYLRRYCEATGMSEEAIDAWRLPMAIAALHPESRIDRDALVMELRGQGHAI, encoded by the coding sequence ATGAGCGTACCGCACTATCTCGCCCTGATCGGCAGCGGCTGCAGCGCCGAAGTGTTCCGGCTGGCCGGCGGGCGCGTGCTCAAACTGTACCGGGAAGGGCTCGATCCGGGCGTCATCGAGCGCGAGCATGACGGCGTGCGCCACGCCCAGCGGCAAGGCCTGCGCGTCGCCCGCGCGCTCGGCAAGCGGGAGCATAAAGGCCGGCTGGGCATCATCTTCGAGGAACTGGCGGGCACGCCGCTGCTTCGCGATCTGCTGCTGCGCCCCTTTCGCTCGCGGTCCCTGCTCGGTCGCTTCGCCGCCTATCATGCACGGATGCACCGTTGCAGTGGTGCCGGGCTGGACCATGCCCAGCACATCATCGTCCACGTCCGCATCCTTCACGCCGAGGTCGGCGAGGATATGCGCCGGCTGGCACTCGACCGGCTCTACGCGATCCCCGAAGGCGACCGGCTCTGCCATGGCGACTTCCACCCCCAGAATGCGATCCTCACCGATGAGGGGATCGCCGCGATCGACTGGTCCAACGGAAGCCGCGGCGATCCGGCAGGCGATGTCGCCCGCACCGAGCTGCTGCTCCGCTTCGGCGGCCTGGGTGGTATGATGCGCCGCTTTCCCTGGCTACGCCGCTTCAGGAATGCCGCCGCCAACCTCTATCTCCGCCGCTATTGCGAGGCGACCGGCATGAGCGAGGAAGCGATCGATGCCTGGCGGCTGCCGATGGCGATCGCCGCGCTGCATCCCGAAAGCCGCATCGATCGCGACGCCCTGGTGATGGAGCTGCGGGGACAGGGTCACGCGATCTGA
- a CDS encoding cysteine desulfurase family protein encodes MAIPRLYLDHAATTPLLPAARAAMAEGLERWANPSSPHAEGRAARAALEDARARIARALGATGTILFTSGATEALEIALRRGRGERSLVSAVEHDAVRRAAPAAGRLPVSADGIVQPGPLKAGTLVAIQAVNNETGVIQPLGELGVVVREAGGLLLADCAQSAGKMPLPDADFIGISAHKLGGPPGIGALIVRDLTTLEPSGGQEQGYRGGTENLPAVLGFAVAAEADAAWLDRARILRARLDAAIRENGGAIVADGAERLPTIASYRMPGVAATGQLIRFDLAGIAVSAGSACSSGSLKPSHVLAAMGWSEGDAREVIRVSFGRDTNEADIDRFISEWRAIAESARARAA; translated from the coding sequence TTGGCTATCCCCCGACTCTATCTCGATCATGCCGCGACCACCCCGCTTCTCCCCGCCGCCCGAGCCGCCATGGCGGAGGGGCTGGAGCGTTGGGCCAATCCCTCCTCGCCCCATGCCGAGGGCCGCGCCGCCCGCGCCGCGCTGGAGGATGCGCGTGCGCGGATAGCGAGGGCGCTGGGCGCAACGGGCACGATCCTCTTCACCAGCGGTGCCACCGAGGCGCTCGAGATCGCGCTGCGGCGGGGCAGGGGCGAGCGGTCGCTGGTTTCGGCGGTCGAGCATGACGCGGTTCGCCGCGCCGCGCCCGCTGCCGGGCGCCTGCCGGTGTCGGCGGACGGCATCGTTCAGCCGGGCCCGCTGAAGGCGGGAACGCTGGTCGCGATCCAGGCTGTGAACAACGAGACCGGCGTGATCCAGCCGCTGGGCGAACTCGGCGTCGTGGTTCGCGAAGCTGGTGGACTGCTGTTGGCCGATTGCGCCCAGAGCGCCGGCAAGATGCCGCTGCCGGACGCGGATTTCATCGGTATTTCCGCACACAAGCTGGGCGGCCCACCCGGCATCGGCGCGCTGATCGTCCGGGATCTTACCACGCTCGAACCGAGTGGCGGGCAGGAGCAGGGCTATCGCGGCGGCACCGAGAATCTGCCGGCCGTCCTCGGCTTTGCCGTCGCGGCAGAGGCCGATGCCGCGTGGCTCGACCGTGCGCGCATCCTGCGCGCCCGGCTCGATGCCGCGATCCGCGAGAATGGCGGCGCGATCGTCGCCGACGGCGCCGAGCGGCTACCGACCATCGCCAGCTACCGGATGCCCGGCGTCGCCGCTACCGGCCAGTTGATCCGCTTCGATCTGGCCGGCATCGCCGTGTCGGCGGGAAGCGCCTGTTCGTCGGGAAGCCTCAAGCCCAGCCATGTGCTGGCGGCGATGGGCTGGAGCGAGGGCGACGCGCGCGAGGTGATCAGGGTCAGCTTCGGTCGTGACACCAATGAAGCTGATATCGACCGTTTCATCAGCGAGTGGCGTGCGATCGCTGAGTCCGCCAGGGCCCGTGCGGCGTGA
- a CDS encoding polyphosphate kinase 2 family protein — protein MAIDLDDYEKGEKFDGDYDAALVDVQTRLSRLHVAHVVCQQRSMILFEGWDAAGKGGAIQRLTTGWDPRHFHVWPIAAPTDEEREQHFLWRFWQKIPRKGRIAIFDRTWYGRVLVERVEAYASEREWRRAYDEINEFEAQQQTDGVNIVKLFLHVTQKEQDERLAARLEHPWKRWKVTPEDFRNRARRDDYLAAIKDMFRETDTRWAPWKVIDGNDKKAARIAALTHIADALERCVPVDAPELDPDFERYARAQLGLSKKP, from the coding sequence GTGGCGATCGATCTCGACGATTACGAGAAAGGCGAGAAGTTCGACGGCGACTATGACGCCGCGCTGGTCGACGTGCAGACGCGCCTGTCGCGGCTGCATGTCGCGCATGTCGTCTGCCAGCAGCGCAGCATGATCCTGTTCGAGGGTTGGGACGCGGCGGGGAAGGGGGGCGCGATCCAGCGGCTCACGACCGGCTGGGACCCGCGCCATTTCCATGTCTGGCCCATCGCCGCGCCGACCGACGAGGAGCGCGAGCAGCATTTCCTCTGGCGTTTCTGGCAGAAAATCCCGCGCAAGGGCCGGATCGCGATCTTCGACCGCACCTGGTATGGCCGGGTCCTCGTCGAGCGGGTCGAAGCCTATGCCAGCGAGCGCGAATGGCGCCGCGCCTATGACGAGATCAACGAGTTCGAGGCGCAGCAGCAGACCGATGGGGTCAACATCGTCAAACTGTTCCTCCACGTTACGCAGAAGGAACAGGACGAACGACTGGCCGCGCGGCTGGAGCACCCGTGGAAACGTTGGAAGGTCACGCCCGAAGACTTCCGCAACCGCGCCCGGCGGGATGATTACCTTGCCGCGATCAAGGACATGTTCCGGGAGACCGACACGCGCTGGGCGCCGTGGAAGGTGATCGACGGCAACGACAAGAAGGCGGCGCGCATCGCCGCACTGACCCACATCGCCGATGCGCTCGAACGCTGCGTTCCGGTGGATGCGCCCGAACTTGACCCCGATTTCGAACGCTATGCCCGCGCCCAGCTCGGCCTGTCGAAGAAGCCGTAG
- a CDS encoding alpha/beta hydrolase translates to MPEVIFPGPEGRLEGRFNPGPRPRAPVAMILHPHPQGGGTMNNRIVQSLYQTFVRRGFATLRFNFRGVGKSQGTFDNGIGELSDAASALDWVQSIHPEAQTTWIAGFSFGAWIGMQLLMRRPEIKGFISIAPPANMYDFTFLAPCPSSGIIIQGDSDEVVTPGAVQKLVDKLRTQRHITIHHDTIPGANHFFADEMPELMKSVDDYLDMRLSGDR, encoded by the coding sequence ATGCCCGAAGTCATTTTCCCCGGCCCCGAAGGCCGCCTCGAAGGTCGCTTCAATCCGGGCCCGCGCCCGCGCGCGCCCGTCGCGATGATCCTCCACCCGCACCCGCAGGGCGGCGGCACGATGAACAACCGCATCGTCCAGTCGCTCTACCAGACCTTCGTGCGCCGCGGTTTCGCGACTCTTCGCTTCAACTTCCGCGGCGTCGGCAAAAGCCAGGGCACCTTCGACAACGGTATCGGCGAGCTGAGCGACGCCGCCTCGGCGCTCGACTGGGTGCAGTCGATCCACCCGGAGGCGCAGACCACCTGGATCGCCGGCTTCAGCTTCGGCGCCTGGATCGGCATGCAGCTGCTGATGCGGCGGCCCGAGATCAAGGGCTTCATCTCGATCGCCCCGCCCGCCAACATGTACGACTTCACGTTCCTGGCGCCCTGCCCTTCGTCAGGCATCATCATCCAGGGTGACAGCGACGAGGTCGTTACCCCGGGCGCCGTCCAGAAGCTGGTCGACAAACTGCGCACCCAGCGCCACATCACCATCCACCACGATACCATTCCCGGCGCGAACCATTTCTTCGCGGACGAGATGCCGGAGCTGATGAAGTCGGTGGACGATTATCTGGACATGCGCCTCTCGGGCGACCGCTGA
- a CDS encoding HU family DNA-binding protein, translating into MNKQELIGTVAEATGMTKNDASKAVEAVFDSITGQLKKGDEVRLVGFGTFSVSKRKASTGRNPRTGEPMKISASSQPKFKPGKGLKDAVN; encoded by the coding sequence ATGAATAAACAGGAGCTTATCGGCACCGTCGCCGAAGCGACCGGCATGACCAAGAATGATGCTTCCAAGGCGGTGGAAGCGGTGTTCGATTCGATCACGGGACAGCTCAAGAAGGGTGACGAGGTGCGTCTCGTCGGCTTCGGCACTTTTTCGGTCAGCAAGCGCAAGGCGTCCACCGGCCGCAATCCGCGTACGGGCGAGCCGATGAAGATCAGCGCGTCGAGCCAGCCCAAGTTCAAGCCCGGCAAGGGCCTCAAGGACGCCGTCAACTAA
- a CDS encoding DNA polymerase III subunit gamma/tau: MSESPTPYRVLARKYRPQNFSELIGQDAMVTTLANAIRRGRLAHAFLLTGVRGVGKTSTARLIAKALNCIGADGQGGPTIDPCGVCEPCVAIAEGRHIDVVEMDAASHTGIDDVREIIEAVRYASVSARYKIYIIDEVHMLSKPAFNGLLKTLEEPPAHVKFLFATTEVNKVPITVLSRCQRFDLRRIPADKLAAHFQHVVDAEQVEAEPEALALVARAAEGSARDGLSILDQAIAHGSGKVEAAQVRDMLGLSDRGAIRRLFGELLKGDAQAVLAAVRGQYDLGVEPAAMLHGLLETCHGVTRAKVAGTEDPALSVEEREAYAEWAGRLGFAPLHRLWQLLLKGHGEVQSAAMPIEAAEMALLRVVHASQLPDPGELVRKLASGELSPSPAPISASAPTSGPAPTPAMAAPLPSAPAAPAPAVEAQALPNSAKGLHALLLRDNALLAQLFHDYAAIVRLEGDALTITRHPRLPASFAADLGAVLLKRTGVRWTIELTAETGAPSLFERANAEKDAARAAVLESPLVQAALQAFPEAELIDYSAPEPRSLAS, from the coding sequence ATGTCCGAATCCCCGACTCCCTATCGCGTCCTCGCGCGCAAATATCGGCCGCAGAATTTCAGCGAACTGATCGGCCAGGACGCGATGGTGACGACGCTCGCCAATGCGATCCGGCGCGGCCGGCTGGCGCACGCCTTCTTGCTCACCGGGGTGCGCGGCGTAGGCAAGACATCGACCGCGCGGCTGATCGCCAAGGCGCTGAACTGCATCGGTGCGGACGGGCAGGGCGGGCCGACCATCGACCCTTGCGGCGTCTGCGAGCCCTGCGTCGCGATCGCCGAGGGGCGGCATATCGACGTGGTCGAGATGGACGCCGCCAGCCATACCGGCATCGACGATGTCCGCGAGATCATCGAGGCGGTGCGCTATGCCTCGGTCTCGGCGCGCTACAAGATCTACATCATCGACGAGGTCCACATGCTGTCGAAGCCGGCCTTCAACGGCCTGCTCAAGACGCTGGAGGAACCGCCGGCCCATGTGAAATTCCTGTTCGCCACGACCGAGGTGAACAAGGTTCCGATCACCGTGCTGTCGCGCTGCCAGCGTTTCGATCTGCGGCGCATCCCGGCCGACAAGCTTGCCGCCCATTTCCAGCACGTCGTCGATGCCGAGCAGGTCGAGGCCGAGCCCGAGGCGCTGGCGCTGGTCGCGCGCGCGGCCGAAGGGTCGGCGCGCGACGGCTTGTCGATCCTCGACCAGGCGATCGCCCATGGGTCGGGCAAGGTCGAGGCGGCGCAGGTGCGGGACATGCTGGGCCTCAGTGACCGTGGCGCGATCCGGCGACTGTTCGGTGAACTGCTGAAGGGCGATGCGCAGGCGGTGCTGGCGGCGGTGCGCGGCCAATATGATCTGGGTGTCGAGCCGGCGGCGATGCTGCACGGGCTGCTGGAAACCTGTCACGGCGTAACCCGCGCCAAGGTGGCGGGGACCGAGGACCCCGCGCTCTCGGTCGAGGAGCGGGAGGCCTATGCCGAATGGGCGGGCCGGCTCGGCTTCGCGCCGCTGCACCGGCTGTGGCAATTGCTGCTCAAGGGCCATGGCGAGGTCCAGTCGGCGGCGATGCCGATCGAGGCGGCTGAGATGGCCTTGCTGCGTGTGGTCCATGCCAGCCAGCTCCCCGATCCCGGCGAACTGGTGCGCAAGCTCGCCTCGGGCGAACTGAGCCCGTCCCCGGCTCCCATATCTGCTTCCGCGCCCACGTCGGGGCCCGCGCCGACACCGGCGATGGCAGCGCCCCTGCCGTCTGCGCCCGCCGCCCCCGCGCCCGCCGTCGAGGCGCAGGCCCTGCCGAACAGTGCGAAGGGCCTCCACGCGCTGCTGCTGCGAGACAATGCGCTGCTCGCCCAGCTCTTCCATGATTATGCGGCGATCGTGCGGCTGGAGGGCGACGCGCTGACGATCACCCGTCATCCGCGTCTGCCGGCCAGCTTCGCCGCCGATCTCGGCGCGGTGCTGCTCAAGCGGACCGGAGTGCGCTGGACCATCGAGCTCACCGCCGAGACCGGCGCGCCTTCGCTGTTCGAGCGCGCCAATGCCGAAAAGGACGCGGCGCGTGCCGCCGTTCTCGAATCCCCGCTGGTCCAGGCCGCGCTTCAGGCCTTTCCCGAAGCCGAGCTGATCGACTACAGCGCCCCCGAACCACGGAGTCTCGCATCATGA
- the aspS gene encoding aspartate--tRNA ligase, which yields MHAYRTHNCGQLRAADVGSQVRLSGWVHRKRDHGNLLFVDLRDHFGLTQIVTDIESEAFKQLERLRVESVVTITGDVVARAGEAVNPNLKTGEIEVRARDVSVQSNAQELPLPVAGEADYPEDIRLRYRFLDLRRDRIHSNIVLRSNVISSIRRRMIDQGFTEYQTPILTASSPEGARDYLVPSRVHPGKFYALPQAPQMFKQLLMVAGFDRYFQIAPCFRDEDARADRSPGEFYQLDFEMSFVTQDDVFAAIEPVLHGVFEEFANGKAVTPAPFPRIAYKDAMLRYGSDKPDLRNPLEITDVTDHFVGSGFGLFARIVEGGGVVRAIPAPGAGARSRKFFDDMNDWARAQGHAGLGYINIKSGEAGGPIAKNHGEEATAKLIAALGLGPDDGVFFAAGKELATAKLAGAARTRVGEELGLIEQGVFKFCWVVDFPMFEYDEDAKKVDFSHNPFSMPQGEMEALETKDPLDILAYQYDIVCNGVELSSGAIRNHKLEVMYKAFEIAGYTQEQVEENFPGMINAFKFGAPPHGGSAPGIDRIVMLLADEPNIREVVLFPMNQKAEDLMMNAPSAVSLKQLRELNIRIVEPQKS from the coding sequence ATGCACGCCTATCGCACCCATAATTGCGGCCAGCTCCGCGCCGCGGACGTCGGATCGCAGGTCCGCCTGTCGGGCTGGGTCCATCGCAAGCGCGACCATGGCAATCTGCTGTTCGTCGATTTGCGCGATCATTTCGGGCTGACCCAGATCGTTACCGACATCGAGTCGGAAGCGTTCAAGCAGCTTGAGCGTCTGCGCGTGGAATCGGTCGTGACGATCACGGGCGATGTCGTCGCGCGGGCCGGCGAAGCGGTGAATCCCAACCTCAAGACCGGCGAGATCGAGGTCCGCGCGCGCGACGTCTCGGTCCAGTCCAACGCGCAGGAACTGCCGCTGCCGGTGGCGGGCGAGGCCGATTATCCCGAGGATATCCGCCTGCGTTACCGCTTCCTCGATCTGCGCCGCGATCGCATCCACAGCAACATCGTGCTGCGCTCCAACGTGATCAGTTCGATCCGCCGCCGCATGATCGATCAGGGTTTTACCGAGTACCAGACCCCGATCCTCACCGCCTCCTCGCCGGAGGGCGCGCGTGACTATCTGGTGCCGAGCCGCGTGCATCCCGGCAAATTCTACGCGCTGCCGCAGGCGCCGCAGATGTTCAAGCAGCTGCTGATGGTGGCGGGCTTCGACCGCTATTTCCAGATCGCGCCCTGTTTCCGCGACGAGGATGCCCGCGCCGATCGCTCGCCGGGCGAGTTCTACCAGCTGGATTTCGAGATGAGCTTCGTCACGCAGGACGACGTGTTCGCGGCGATCGAGCCGGTGCTGCACGGGGTGTTCGAGGAATTCGCCAACGGCAAGGCGGTCACGCCCGCGCCGTTCCCGCGCATCGCCTATAAGGACGCGATGCTGCGCTACGGTTCGGACAAGCCCGACCTGCGCAACCCGCTCGAAATCACCGACGTTACCGACCATTTCGTGGGCTCGGGCTTCGGCCTGTTCGCCCGTATCGTCGAGGGCGGCGGCGTGGTCCGCGCCATTCCCGCGCCGGGCGCAGGTGCCAGGAGCCGGAAATTCTTCGACGACATGAATGACTGGGCGCGCGCCCAGGGCCATGCCGGCCTCGGCTATATCAACATCAAGAGTGGCGAGGCCGGCGGCCCGATCGCCAAGAACCATGGCGAGGAGGCGACCGCGAAGCTGATCGCGGCGCTGGGCCTCGGCCCCGACGACGGCGTCTTCTTCGCTGCGGGCAAGGAACTGGCGACGGCCAAGCTGGCGGGCGCGGCGCGCACCCGCGTCGGCGAGGAACTGGGCCTGATCGAGCAGGGCGTGTTCAAGTTCTGCTGGGTCGTCGATTTCCCGATGTTCGAATATGACGAGGACGCCAAGAAGGTCGACTTCAGCCACAACCCCTTCTCGATGCCGCAGGGCGAGATGGAAGCGCTGGAGACGAAGGACCCGCTCGATATCCTTGCCTATCAGTACGATATCGTCTGCAACGGCGTGGAGCTGTCCTCGGGTGCGATCCGGAACCACAAGCTCGAGGTGATGTACAAGGCGTTCGAGATCGCCGGCTACACCCAGGAGCAGGTCGAGGAGAATTTCCCCGGCATGATCAATGCCTTCAAGTTCGGAGCGCCGCCGCATGGCGGATCGGCCCCCGGCATCGATCGCATCGTCATGCTGCTGGCCGACGAGCCCAACATCCGCGAGGTCGTCCTCTTCCCGATGAACCAGAAGGCGGAGGACCTGATGATGAACGCGCCTTCAGCGGTGTCGCTCAAGCAGCTTCGCGAGCTGAACATCAGGATCGTCGAACCTCAGAAGAGTTAG
- a CDS encoding cysteine desulfurase family protein, whose amino-acid sequence MIYLDYQATTPLAPEAREAMLPWLGDKFGNPHSPHRMGREAAAAVEVARGQVMSALLPPLVSDQPHVEVMEELEASYPGHLDHLEDRETSPWITGRSPWDATVDSGRLFFTSGATEALNWAIKGTFERAEPHRRRIVTVATEHAAVLDTISSLARYGAEIVVLPVDKAGCIDPHHAQEAIDERTALVAMMYVNNEIGTLQHIGLLRISERARAVGAPVICDAVQAFGKMDVPVSFCDLIAISAHKMHGPKGVGALWVRYGHEPNAILHGGGQEGGLRSGTLSPALCAGFGAAAALARHHDSGQRIFELFQEVRDRFRDDGWRINGARGARWYGNLSFRKSGINAARLISDVRGVAFSAGSACASGSGRPSHVLKAIGLTDDEARSTIRLGFGRYTTGDELHRAVTMILDAAARQRMWAA is encoded by the coding sequence GTGATCTATCTCGACTATCAGGCGACCACGCCGCTCGCGCCCGAGGCACGCGAAGCCATGCTGCCCTGGCTGGGCGACAAGTTCGGCAATCCGCATTCGCCGCACCGCATGGGTCGCGAGGCGGCGGCGGCGGTCGAGGTGGCGCGCGGCCAGGTGATGTCCGCTTTGCTCCCTCCTTTGGTTTCCGATCAGCCTCATGTCGAAGTAATGGAAGAACTAGAGGCGTCATATCCCGGGCACCTGGATCATCTTGAAGATCGGGAAACATCGCCTTGGATAACGGGCCGCTCCCCGTGGGATGCCACCGTGGATTCCGGGCGACTCTTTTTCACGAGCGGCGCAACCGAGGCTCTGAATTGGGCGATAAAGGGCACGTTTGAAAGGGCCGAGCCCCATCGGCGCAGGATCGTTACCGTAGCAACCGAGCATGCAGCGGTTCTGGATACGATCTCGTCGCTTGCAAGATATGGTGCAGAGATCGTCGTGCTACCGGTCGACAAGGCGGGGTGTATCGATCCTCACCATGCCCAAGAGGCAATCGACGAACGAACAGCCTTAGTCGCGATGATGTATGTGAATAATGAAATCGGCACCCTGCAACATATCGGTTTGCTTCGTATAAGTGAGCGCGCGCGGGCCGTAGGAGCGCCTGTGATATGCGATGCTGTTCAGGCGTTTGGAAAGATGGACGTTCCGGTCAGTTTCTGTGACCTGATAGCGATTTCCGCGCACAAGATGCATGGTCCAAAAGGTGTTGGGGCCTTGTGGGTTCGTTACGGACATGAACCGAACGCGATCTTGCATGGTGGCGGCCAAGAGGGGGGATTGCGCTCGGGTACACTAAGCCCAGCACTTTGCGCGGGTTTCGGAGCGGCGGCCGCACTCGCGAGGCATCATGACAGCGGGCAGAGAATTTTTGAGCTTTTCCAAGAAGTTCGGGACCGTTTTCGTGACGATGGTTGGCGCATCAATGGTGCGCGTGGGGCGCGCTGGTATGGGAATCTGAGCTTCCGGAAGAGCGGCATCAATGCGGCCCGCCTGATTTCCGATGTGCGCGGAGTGGCCTTCTCAGCAGGCTCGGCCTGTGCCAGCGGATCGGGCCGGCCAAGCCATGTTCTGAAAGCCATAGGGCTTACCGATGATGAAGCTCGATCGACCATTCGGCTTGGTTTTGGGCGCTATACGACCGGAGACGAACTTCACAGAGCCGTGACGATGATCCTCGACGCAGCCGCCAGACAGCGTATGTGGGCGGCATGA
- a CDS encoding 2Fe-2S iron-sulfur cluster-binding protein encodes MTRVVFLSADGEHRSETEAAPGQRLLEVAQADGQPLEGTCEGQMACSTCHVIVDAADFAKLAPASEMEEDLLDLASHVTRYSRLACQIHLADTLDSLTVRMPAGARNMQGR; translated from the coding sequence ATGACCAGGGTCGTCTTCCTTTCCGCCGACGGCGAGCATCGCAGCGAGACCGAGGCCGCGCCGGGCCAGCGGTTGCTGGAGGTGGCGCAGGCCGACGGTCAGCCACTGGAAGGCACCTGCGAGGGGCAGATGGCCTGCTCGACCTGCCACGTCATCGTCGACGCCGCCGATTTCGCCAAGCTGGCCCCCGCCTCCGAGATGGAAGAGGACCTGCTCGACCTCGCCAGTCATGTGACGCGCTATTCCCGGCTTGCCTGCCAGATACATCTGGCCGACACGCTCGACAGCCTGACGGTGCGGATGCCGGCGGGCGCGCGGAACATGCAGGGGCGGTGA